Proteins encoded by one window of Vitis riparia cultivar Riparia Gloire de Montpellier isolate 1030 chromosome 11, EGFV_Vit.rip_1.0, whole genome shotgun sequence:
- the LOC117924472 gene encoding uncharacterized protein At2g29880-like — MHREFSDLLKHTGFGWDAETNTVHALEETWQNYIRAHPNAKRFRSKGCPNYNVLVLIFNPSTTTGALHYSSTQDPPNTDDEDEMDDNLEHGGVHVDVDTKIPDDLPQPEMAGGVTTRSGKRVTDSLLERRGKKESRLSQMGDALKAWVEASKARTETS; from the exons TCTTTTAAAGCATACTGGATTTGGTTGGGATGCTGAAACTAACACAGTGCATGCTCTTGAGGAAACCTGGCAAAATTACATTCgg GCACACCCAAATGCAAAAAGATTCCGCTCAAAGGGATGCCCAAACTACAACGTGCTGGTATTGATCTTTAATCCATCAACAACAACCGGTGCCCTCCACTACTCTTCCACCCAAGATCCACCAAACactgatgatgaagatgagatGGATGACAATTTGGAACATGGTGGAGTGCATGTGGATGTAGATACTAAGATCCCTGATGATCTTCCACAACCAGAAATGGCAGGAGGAGTGACCACCCGTTCTGGAAAGCGTGTAACTGATTCTCTATTAGAGCGTAGAGGTAAGAAAGAATCCAGATTAAGTCAAATGGGAGATGCTTTGAAAGCTTGGGTTGAGGCATCAAAGGCTAGAACAGAAACATCTTGA